In Gossypium arboreum isolate Shixiya-1 chromosome 6, ASM2569848v2, whole genome shotgun sequence, the following are encoded in one genomic region:
- the LOC128293732 gene encoding uncharacterized protein LOC128293732, protein MHEQRPDSTDEGTIRGNLVRRYGASYGGYVALDVGAYGGARGGRTVLWAGGCTAPRGCGIKQRLRFLKFGLDIGPIGPSGLWVRDGADWFCKWACNWAIEFGLCNWDILMDC, encoded by the exons ATGCACGAGCAGCGACCAGATTCCACCGACGAAGGCACCATTCGAGGAAACCTG GTGCGGAGGTACGGGGCCAGCTATGGAGGGTATGTGGCACTCGACGTGGGGGCCTACGGAGGTGCGCGTGGCGGTCGTACCGTGCTGTGGGCTGGGGGTTGTACGGCACCTAGAGGCTGCGGTATTAAGCAAAGGCTAAGGTTTCTGAAATTTGGTTTAGATATTGGGCCTATCGGGCCATCAGGGTTATGGGTTAGAGATGGGGCTGATTGGTTTTGCAAATGGGCTTGTAACTGGGCTATTGAATTTGGGCTATGTAATTGGGACATTTTAATGGACTGTTaa